Part of the Sinorhizobium terangae genome is shown below.
GGTCCGTCGGCGCAGCCTTACGAGACCTACGTCACGCTCGTGCGCGGCAAGAAGACCGGCACGGTCCTGCTGAAATCGATCATCGAAAACCCGTCGGAAAATATTCACGTCAAGCCGGGCGACCAGGTCTTCGTGACCCGCGATCCGCGCACGTTCACGATTCTTGGCCAGGTCAGGGCGAACCAGCGCGTCGAGTTCGGCGCCAATGACCTGAACCTGCTCGAAGCCGTGGCGCTCGCGGGCGGCGGCTCGGACCGGACGGTCGATGCCAAGGGCTATTTCGTCTTCCGTTACGAAGAGCCGGATATCGTCATGAGCCTGCTCGGGCGGGAGCGGTTCAACACGATGCTGAGCAAGGGCATGAAGCCCGACAGCGTCGGGCGCTATCCGATCGTCTATCGCTTCAACATGACCAATCCGGATAGCCTGATCGTCGGCCAGACCTTCCCGATCAAGAATCGCGACGTGATCTATGCATCGCGTCATCCTTCCGTCGACATTTCGAAATTCCTCGACTTCGTGGCGCGGCCGATCGGTATTGCGAATACGGGCGTCAACATCGCGGACAACCTGGACAATCTGCAGAACTAATGGAGCTCGGCGGCCAGCGAACCTGCTTGCTGCCAAGCAAATTCTGTGATTGATCTTCGGGCTAAATCGATTTTGTTGATGGCCGGCACGGTCCGGCCGGATCGCGAGGTGGGCCCATGGCTGAGGAAGCCTTGATCGTCATCGATGTACAGAACGATTTCTGCCCCGGCGGCGCCCTTGCCGTTGCCGGCGGCGATGAAGTCGTGCCCGTCGTCAATCGCCTCATCCAGCTGTCGCCCCATGTCATCCTCACGCAGGACTGGCACCCGGCCGGCCATTCCAGCTTCGCATCGACCCATCCCGGCGAGGTGCCCTTTGCCACGATCACCATGCCTTATGGCGAGCAGACGCTCTGGCCCGATCACTGTGTTCAGGGCAGCCCGGGCGCCGATTTTCATCCCGGTCTTGAATGGACGACGGCGGAACTGGTGGTGCGCAAGGGCTTCCGTACTGAGATTGACAGCTATTCCGCCTTTTTCGAGAACGACCACCGGACCCCCACCGGCCTGGCCGGCTACCTGCGTGAGCGTGGCATCTCCAAGGTCAAGCTCTGCGGTCTTGCGACCGATTTCTGCGTCGCCTTCTCGGCGCTCGATGCGGTCGCCCAGGGCTTTTCCACCTCCGTTGTGCTCGGCGCCTGCCGTGGCATCGATCTGAACGGATCTCTCGCGGCGATGACGCAGCGCATGCGCGATGCGGGCGTTACGCTGGTCTAGCCGCACACTGGAGCGGGACCGCTCGAAAGAACGAAATCGATCAGGCTCGGCCGAGTGCCAGGATGATCCAGAAGGAGCGTAGTCGCAGATGCCAAAGACCGATATCGCACGGCGGGTCTATAACCATACCTGGAAGCTCGATCCGATCATTCGCAGTCTTTTGGATACGGATTTCTACAAGCTCCTGATGCTGCAGATGATCTGGAAGCTCCATCCGGATGTCGAAGCAACCTTTTCACTGATCAACCGCACCAAGACCGTGCGCCTCGCCGAGGAAATCGACGAACAGGAACTGCGCGACCAGCTCGACCACGCGCGGACACTGCGTTTCAGCAAGAAGGAGATGATCTGGCTCGCCGGTAACACGTTTTACGGCCGCAAGCAGATCTTCTCGCCGGAATTCCTCGCCTGGCTCGCCAAGTTCCAGCTACCCGAATACGAGTTGTCGCGCCGCGACGGCCAGTTCGAACTGATCTTTCGCGGCCGCTGGGTCGAAACGACGATGTGGGAGATCCCGGCGCTGGCGATCATCAACGAGCTGCGCTCGCGCGCCGCGATGAAAGGCCTGGGGCCCTTCACGCTTGACGTGCTCTATGCGCGCGCCAAGGCCAAGATGTGGTCGAAGGTCGAGCAGCTGCGACAATATCCCGACCTGCGGATTTCCGATTTCGGCACGCGCCGCCGGCACAGCTTTCTTTGGCAGCGGTGGTGCGTCGAGGCATTGAAGGAAGGGATCGGCGGCTCGTTTTCCGGCTCCAGCAACGTGCTGCTTGCCATGGACACCGATCTCGAGGCGCTCGGCACCAATGCGCACGAACTGCCGATGGTGGCGGCGGCGCTCGCACGCAACGACAAGGAGCTTGCCGCGGCGCCCTACAAGGTTCTGCAGGACTGGAACCAGCTCTATGGCGGCAATTTGCTGATCGTCCTGCCCGACTCCTTCGGGACTGCAGCCTTCCTGCGCGACGCACCGGATTGGGTGGCGGACTGGACCGGCTTTCGACCGGACAGCGCCCCGCCGATCGAAGGCGGCGAGAAGATCATCGCCTGGTGGAAGAAGATGGGTCGCGACCCGCGAGAAAAGCTGCTGATCTTTTCCGACGGGCTCGACGTCGACACGATCATCAAGACCTATCGCCATTTCGAGGGCCGCGTGCGCATGAGTTTCGGCTGGGGAACCAACCTTACCAACGATTTCGCCGGCTGCGCGCCGACCGAAATCAGCGGCCTCAACCCGATATCGATCGTCTGCAAGGTGAGCGAAGCCAATGGTCGGCCCGCGGTCAAGCTTTCGGACAACCCGCGCAAGGCGACAGGAGACCCCAAGGAAGTGCAGCGCTATCTGAAGTTCTTCGGAACCGAGGATTTCGTCGAGCAGACTGTCAGGGTCTAATTGGTCCCCAAAAAAGAAACCGGCAAG
Proteins encoded:
- the pncA gene encoding bifunctional nicotinamidase/pyrazinamidase, with amino-acid sequence MAEEALIVIDVQNDFCPGGALAVAGGDEVVPVVNRLIQLSPHVILTQDWHPAGHSSFASTHPGEVPFATITMPYGEQTLWPDHCVQGSPGADFHPGLEWTTAELVVRKGFRTEIDSYSAFFENDHRTPTGLAGYLRERGISKVKLCGLATDFCVAFSALDAVAQGFSTSVVLGACRGIDLNGSLAAMTQRMRDAGVTLV
- the pncB gene encoding nicotinate phosphoribosyltransferase: MPKTDIARRVYNHTWKLDPIIRSLLDTDFYKLLMLQMIWKLHPDVEATFSLINRTKTVRLAEEIDEQELRDQLDHARTLRFSKKEMIWLAGNTFYGRKQIFSPEFLAWLAKFQLPEYELSRRDGQFELIFRGRWVETTMWEIPALAIINELRSRAAMKGLGPFTLDVLYARAKAKMWSKVEQLRQYPDLRISDFGTRRRHSFLWQRWCVEALKEGIGGSFSGSSNVLLAMDTDLEALGTNAHELPMVAAALARNDKELAAAPYKVLQDWNQLYGGNLLIVLPDSFGTAAFLRDAPDWVADWTGFRPDSAPPIEGGEKIIAWWKKMGRDPREKLLIFSDGLDVDTIIKTYRHFEGRVRMSFGWGTNLTNDFAGCAPTEISGLNPISIVCKVSEANGRPAVKLSDNPRKATGDPKEVQRYLKFFGTEDFVEQTVRV